In the genome of Thiomicrospira aerophila AL3, one region contains:
- the trxA gene encoding thioredoxin TrxA, giving the protein MSDKIFVTSDANFEAEVLNSNLPVLVDFWAEWCGPCKMIAPILDEVATDYAGKVKVVKLNIDENPSTPPQYGVRGIPTLMLFKNGEVDATQVGALSKSQLCSFLDNNL; this is encoded by the coding sequence ATGAGTGACAAAATTTTTGTAACCTCAGATGCCAATTTTGAAGCGGAAGTATTGAATTCAAACCTACCTGTCCTAGTTGATTTTTGGGCAGAATGGTGTGGCCCATGTAAAATGATTGCTCCTATTCTTGATGAAGTAGCGACCGATTACGCTGGCAAAGTCAAAGTGGTTAAATTAAATATTGATGAAAACCCATCTACCCCACCACAATACGGCGTCCGCGGCATTCCAACACTGATGTTATTCAAAAATGGTGAAGTAGATGCGACGCAAGTTGGCGCACTATCTAAATCGCAGCTTTGCAGCTTCTTAGACAACAACCTGTAA
- the rho gene encoding transcription termination factor Rho — protein sequence MNLTDLKKLSAASLLDMANDMGLDNLARQRKQDIIFAILKGHAQKGEDIFGEGVLEILPDGFGFLRSGDGSYLAGPDDLYVSPSQIRRFGLRTGDTVQGKIRPPKEGERYFALLKVDKINFEDPDVARKKIAFENLTPLHAEERLKMELGNGSTEDITPRIIDLASPIGKGQRGLIVAPPKSGKTVILQSLAQSIAENHPECYLIVLLIDERPEEVTEMQRTVKGEVIASTFDEPATRHVQVAEMVIEKAKRLVEHKTDVVILLDSITRLARAYNTVVPASGKILTGGVDANALHRPKRFFGAARNIEEGGSLTIIATALVDTGSKMDEVIFEEFKGTGNMELHLSRAIAEKRTFPAINLTKSGTRKEELLTTPEELQNIWILRRFLHTMNEIEAIETLIDQMKVSKTNAQLFTSMKR from the coding sequence ATGAATCTAACTGATCTAAAAAAATTATCCGCCGCATCATTGCTTGATATGGCCAACGACATGGGCCTTGATAACCTCGCCCGTCAGCGCAAACAAGACATTATTTTTGCCATTCTTAAAGGCCACGCCCAAAAGGGTGAGGATATCTTTGGCGAAGGCGTCTTGGAAATCTTACCTGACGGCTTTGGTTTCCTGCGTTCAGGAGATGGCTCTTATTTAGCCGGCCCTGACGACCTTTATGTGTCGCCCTCACAAATTCGCCGCTTCGGTCTGCGTACCGGCGACACCGTTCAAGGCAAAATTCGTCCGCCTAAAGAAGGCGAGCGTTATTTTGCATTACTCAAGGTTGATAAAATCAACTTTGAAGACCCTGATGTCGCCCGTAAAAAAATTGCCTTTGAAAACCTGACGCCGCTTCATGCTGAAGAACGTTTGAAAATGGAATTGGGCAATGGCAGCACCGAGGATATTACCCCTCGCATTATCGATTTGGCATCACCGATTGGTAAAGGCCAGCGTGGTTTAATTGTCGCACCACCCAAGTCCGGTAAAACCGTTATATTACAAAGCCTGGCGCAGTCGATTGCTGAAAATCACCCAGAGTGCTACTTAATTGTATTGCTGATTGATGAGCGTCCTGAAGAAGTGACCGAAATGCAACGGACCGTTAAAGGTGAGGTCATTGCCTCTACCTTTGATGAGCCGGCAACGCGTCATGTTCAAGTAGCCGAAATGGTTATAGAAAAAGCCAAGCGCCTGGTTGAACACAAAACGGACGTAGTCATTCTACTCGACTCGATTACGCGTCTAGCACGTGCTTACAATACCGTGGTACCCGCATCAGGAAAAATCCTCACCGGCGGTGTCGATGCCAATGCCCTACACCGTCCAAAGCGTTTTTTTGGTGCCGCACGTAATATTGAAGAAGGCGGATCTTTAACCATTATCGCCACTGCTTTGGTTGACACCGGCTCTAAAATGGACGAAGTTATCTTTGAAGAATTCAAAGGCACCGGTAACATGGAACTGCATTTATCACGGGCCATTGCCGAAAAACGCACCTTCCCAGCGATCAATCTGACCAAGTCAGGTACCCGTAAAGAAGAATTGCTCACCACGCCAGAAGAACTGCAAAACATTTGGATTTTGCGTCGCTTCTTGCACACCATGAATGAAATCGAAGCGATTGAAACCTTGATTGACCAAATGAAGGTCAGCAAAACCAATGCGCAACTATTTACATCCATGAAACGCTAA
- a CDS encoding type B 50S ribosomal protein L31, whose protein sequence is MKADIHPEYNEVVFQDISTGETFKTRSTIKTSGDTITLDGKDYPLVRVEVSSASHPFYTGKQTLVDTEGRVEKFRQKYGSLRR, encoded by the coding sequence ATGAAAGCAGACATTCATCCAGAATACAACGAAGTGGTCTTTCAAGACATTTCAACCGGTGAGACGTTCAAAACACGTTCAACCATCAAAACTTCTGGTGATACTATCACCCTAGACGGTAAAGATTACCCTTTAGTTCGTGTAGAAGTTTCAAGTGCCTCGCACCCATTCTACACTGGCAAGCAAACCTTGGTTGACACCGAAGGTCGCGTTGAAAAGTTCCGTCAAAAATACGGTTCACTTCGTCGCTAA
- a CDS encoding thermonuclease family protein, whose product MKTLVSLTLILILGLSGLVRASSCELDPRDEITWTQAQMALSGDTLLVNNRQIRLIGIQAPAMGNPSNRSDPPQPLSRQAQRTLNHFIASHNLEVGIVFDEQAQEAFGRLQAHVFLPNGQLLAGIMAAEGMALAIAPPPNLRYQACLFNQEQQARAAERGLWELHRNSPELKFPLAQSSQLSDLDNGFRIIRGEVVSVSRTRRQWQINLDTTGIRIPRAAWSHFNWDQVKALEGQTIEARGNGFVFQGGLFMTLEHPNMINLLNPY is encoded by the coding sequence ATGAAAACACTTGTTTCCCTTACCCTAATTTTAATCCTTGGCCTGAGTGGTTTAGTACGAGCGAGTAGCTGCGAACTCGATCCGCGGGATGAGATTACCTGGACGCAAGCACAAATGGCACTATCAGGTGATACCTTATTGGTTAATAATCGCCAGATTAGGCTGATTGGCATTCAAGCGCCGGCAATGGGCAACCCTAGTAATCGAAGCGATCCCCCACAACCCTTATCACGGCAAGCCCAACGCACGCTTAATCACTTCATTGCCAGCCATAACCTGGAAGTGGGTATTGTGTTTGATGAGCAAGCACAAGAAGCCTTTGGCCGCCTGCAAGCCCATGTGTTTTTACCCAATGGACAATTGCTAGCAGGCATTATGGCAGCTGAAGGCATGGCGTTAGCCATAGCTCCCCCCCCCAACCTTCGCTACCAGGCCTGCTTATTTAACCAAGAGCAACAAGCGCGCGCTGCTGAGCGAGGACTTTGGGAACTGCATCGCAACTCACCCGAGTTAAAGTTTCCGCTTGCCCAGAGCAGCCAACTAAGTGATTTAGATAATGGTTTTCGTATCATCCGTGGCGAGGTGGTCAGTGTGTCGCGAACACGACGTCAATGGCAAATTAACCTAGACACGACCGGCATTCGTATTCCGCGTGCCGCTTGGTCTCATTTCAACTGGGATCAAGTAAAAGCGCTAGAAGGCCAAACCATTGAGGCACGCGGAAATGGCTTTGTATTTCAAGGCGGGCTGTTCATGACCCTTGAGCACCCCAACATGATTAATCTACTCAATCCCTATTAA
- the hemE gene encoding uroporphyrinogen decarboxylase, which translates to MSGLQNDRFLRALLRQPVDRTPVWMMRQAGRYLPEYRATRAQAGSFMDLCRNAELACEVTLQPLERFPLDAAILFSDILTIPDAMGLGLRFETGEGPIFDKPVRSMADAKKLYVPDMGSELGYVMNAVSTIRKALNGRVPLIGFSGSPWTLATYMVEGGSSKTFSKVKAMMYDEPATLHHILDVLADSVIAYLNAQIESGAQAVQVFDTWGGVLTPRDYKEFSLNYMAKIVDGLKREHNGVKIPVILFTKGGGQWLEALADTGADALGLDWTTDIHDARRRVGDRVALQGNMDPSMLYASPARIREEVASILSQYGHGSGHVFNLGHGIHPEVDPEHARAFIEAVVSLSPAYHQA; encoded by the coding sequence ATGTCCGGATTGCAAAATGATCGTTTTCTTCGCGCCCTTCTTCGTCAACCGGTCGACCGCACCCCAGTATGGATGATGCGTCAAGCCGGTCGCTATCTGCCTGAGTATCGTGCAACACGCGCACAGGCCGGATCGTTTATGGACTTATGCCGCAATGCGGAACTCGCCTGCGAAGTGACCCTGCAGCCGTTAGAGCGCTTTCCGCTTGATGCGGCGATTCTATTTTCCGACATCCTGACCATTCCTGATGCCATGGGTTTAGGCTTGCGCTTTGAAACGGGCGAAGGGCCGATTTTCGACAAGCCGGTGCGCAGCATGGCCGATGCTAAAAAGCTTTATGTGCCGGATATGGGCTCCGAATTGGGTTATGTGATGAATGCCGTCAGTACCATTCGCAAGGCATTAAATGGCCGTGTACCGCTAATCGGCTTCTCTGGTAGTCCTTGGACACTGGCTACCTATATGGTCGAAGGCGGCTCTAGCAAAACCTTCTCGAAAGTCAAAGCCATGATGTACGATGAGCCAGCGACCCTGCATCACATTTTGGACGTCTTGGCTGACTCGGTGATTGCTTACCTAAATGCCCAAATTGAGTCTGGTGCGCAAGCCGTGCAGGTGTTTGACACCTGGGGCGGCGTGTTAACGCCACGCGACTACAAGGAGTTCTCGCTCAACTATATGGCCAAAATTGTTGATGGCTTAAAGCGTGAACATAACGGCGTGAAGATTCCGGTGATTCTATTTACCAAAGGCGGCGGTCAGTGGCTTGAAGCCTTAGCGGATACCGGTGCGGATGCATTAGGCTTAGATTGGACAACCGATATTCACGACGCACGTCGCCGTGTGGGAGATCGCGTTGCACTGCAAGGTAATATGGATCCAAGTATGCTGTATGCATCACCTGCTCGCATTCGCGAAGAAGTCGCCAGCATCTTGTCACAGTATGGTCATGGCTCGGGTCACGTGTTTAACTTGGGTCACGGCATTCATCCCGAAGTGGATCCTGAACATGCCCGTGCCTTCATTGAAGCCGTGGTGTCATTAAGTCCAGCCTATCATCAGGCCTAA
- a CDS encoding oxidative damage protection protein — MARRVQCVKLKQEMDGLDFAPFPGELGQKVFDNVSKEAWKQWLGQQTILINEYRLSSLDPKARSFLQEEMQKFLFSDQEVELPKEFNPV; from the coding sequence ATGGCTAGAAGAGTGCAGTGTGTTAAGTTAAAGCAAGAAATGGATGGATTGGATTTTGCGCCATTTCCAGGTGAACTAGGTCAAAAGGTGTTTGACAATGTATCAAAAGAAGCTTGGAAACAGTGGTTGGGTCAGCAAACAATTTTGATTAACGAGTATCGCTTGTCGAGCTTGGATCCTAAAGCACGTAGTTTTTTACAAGAAGAAATGCAAAAGTTTTTGTTTAGTGATCAAGAAGTAGAATTGCCAAAAGAGTTTAATCCCGTTTAA
- the mutY gene encoding A/G-specific adenine glycosylase: MSFAQRLLTWFDEHGRHDLPWHQPRTAYHVWVSEIMLQQTQVQTVIPYYQRFMQRFPDIQTLASATQDEVLAHWSGLGYYARGRNLHQAAQLIVARHQGQFPQDYDAILALPGIGRSTAAAILAQAFAQPYAILDGNVKRVLSRYYAIEGWPGEKKIEQQLWQQAEALLAAVPSSRLADYTQAQMDLGATLCTRSKPRCGQCPIQQDCQAWQMSAVHRFPTPKPKKTLATKQACCWILRNSLGQVWLQPRPASGIWGGLYSLPETPLAQAGGLEFDMLEKFESSVQSLIEWPSLKHSFSHYHLMIYPLEVTLNDQARIAPVQVNEAPPPYAEALVTSGRWFDVAEALTLGLPAPIRQIIEQLQVGKAEQLI; encoded by the coding sequence GTGAGTTTTGCACAGCGGTTGTTAACCTGGTTTGATGAACATGGCCGTCATGATTTGCCGTGGCATCAGCCGCGTACGGCCTACCATGTGTGGGTGTCGGAAATTATGCTGCAACAAACCCAGGTTCAAACGGTCATTCCCTATTATCAGCGTTTTATGCAGCGTTTTCCGGACATACAAACTCTAGCGTCTGCGACTCAGGATGAGGTATTGGCGCATTGGTCTGGATTGGGTTATTACGCACGCGGGCGCAATTTGCATCAAGCGGCGCAGTTGATTGTGGCGCGGCATCAGGGTCAGTTTCCGCAGGATTATGATGCGATTTTAGCTTTGCCGGGGATTGGGCGTTCGACGGCAGCGGCGATTTTGGCGCAAGCCTTTGCCCAACCCTATGCCATATTAGATGGTAATGTTAAAAGGGTGTTAAGTCGTTACTATGCGATAGAGGGCTGGCCGGGAGAAAAGAAAATTGAGCAACAGCTTTGGCAGCAGGCCGAAGCCTTGTTAGCGGCTGTACCTAGTTCGCGACTAGCAGACTATACGCAAGCGCAAATGGATTTAGGTGCCACTCTTTGCACCCGTTCCAAACCGCGTTGTGGCCAATGCCCTATTCAGCAAGACTGCCAGGCCTGGCAAATGAGTGCGGTGCATCGTTTCCCAACACCCAAACCGAAAAAAACCTTGGCGACCAAGCAGGCCTGCTGCTGGATTTTACGCAATAGCTTGGGTCAAGTTTGGTTGCAACCGCGTCCAGCCTCCGGTATTTGGGGCGGTTTATATAGCCTACCAGAAACACCGCTTGCGCAGGCTGGAGGATTAGAATTTGATATGTTGGAGAAGTTTGAGTCGTCGGTTCAGTCTTTGATAGAATGGCCTAGTCTTAAACATAGCTTTAGTCATTATCATTTAATGATTTATCCGTTAGAAGTGACGTTGAACGATCAAGCAAGGATAGCGCCGGTACAGGTAAATGAGGCGCCGCCGCCTTATGCTGAGGCGCTGGTCACATCGGGGCGGTGGTTTGATGTGGCCGAGGCGCTAACTTTGGGCCTGCCAGCACCGATTAGGCAGATCATCGAACAACTACAAGTAGGCAAGGCTGAACAGTTAATTTAA
- the trmB gene encoding tRNA (guanosine(46)-N7)-methyltransferase TrmB, protein MTEHLASPSQDPNHASDTPQPGLARRIKSFVLRQGRMSKAQQGALERIWPQYGLEPEGDLLDLTQLFGRDAPTYVEIGFGMGTSLAQMAADNPARNYIGIEVHRPGVGALCKLIEEQGLTNIRIFNHDAIDVLDKRIPLNSLAGVYLFFPDPWHKARHKKRRIVQAEFAAKLAQHLKSGGEFHMATDWEDYALHMMEVMSAAPDYSNAAGEGQYTSRPDYRPLTKFEQRGHRLGHGVWDLIFVKQNR, encoded by the coding sequence ATGACTGAACACCTTGCCTCCCCTTCACAGGATCCTAACCACGCATCAGATACGCCACAACCAGGCCTGGCACGTCGGATTAAAAGCTTTGTGTTACGCCAAGGGCGTATGTCCAAAGCGCAACAAGGCGCGTTAGAACGCATCTGGCCGCAATATGGCTTAGAGCCTGAGGGTGATCTGCTTGATTTAACGCAGCTGTTTGGCCGCGACGCGCCCACCTATGTTGAAATCGGTTTTGGTATGGGCACCAGTCTGGCGCAAATGGCGGCAGATAATCCGGCACGAAATTATATTGGCATCGAAGTGCATCGCCCCGGTGTTGGCGCGTTATGCAAACTGATTGAAGAACAGGGTTTAACCAATATTCGGATTTTTAACCACGACGCGATTGACGTATTAGACAAGCGTATTCCGCTCAATAGTCTAGCGGGCGTGTATTTGTTTTTCCCCGATCCTTGGCACAAAGCGCGCCATAAAAAACGCCGCATCGTGCAGGCGGAATTTGCCGCCAAACTAGCACAACATCTTAAAAGCGGCGGCGAATTTCACATGGCAACCGATTGGGAAGATTACGCCCTGCACATGATGGAAGTCATGTCCGCCGCGCCCGACTACAGCAACGCCGCCGGAGAAGGTCAATACACCTCCCGCCCCGACTACCGCCCGCTCACCAAATTCGAACAACGCGGCCATCGTTTAGGACATGGCGTTTGGGATTTGATATTTGTTAAACAAAACAGATAA
- a CDS encoding heme NO-binding domain-containing protein, which translates to MKGMVFTEFLDMVEEKFSADMVDDIIDDTNPPSGAAYTAVGTYDHNELVNMVTALSKRTEIPADTLVKIFGEHVFSKFATSHQQFLVGVPNALAFLAGIEDIIHAEVIKLYPDAQLPKFKCTFIDDATLVMDYQSPRHFADLAEGLIKGCGKHFGDTLSVDRDDIHQDLTRFTVRRFNA; encoded by the coding sequence ATGAAAGGCATGGTATTTACCGAATTTTTAGACATGGTGGAAGAAAAGTTCTCAGCGGATATGGTTGATGACATCATAGACGACACCAACCCGCCTTCAGGTGCCGCCTATACCGCAGTTGGCACCTACGATCATAATGAACTCGTTAATATGGTCACCGCTTTATCTAAGCGCACAGAAATTCCTGCAGACACGCTAGTAAAGATATTTGGTGAACATGTGTTTAGTAAGTTTGCTACCAGCCATCAGCAGTTTTTAGTGGGTGTACCTAATGCACTGGCTTTTCTTGCTGGCATTGAAGATATTATCCATGCTGAAGTCATCAAACTCTATCCAGATGCACAATTGCCCAAATTTAAATGTACTTTTATTGATGATGCTACTTTAGTGATGGACTATCAATCGCCCCGGCATTTTGCAGATTTAGCCGAAGGCCTTATTAAAGGTTGTGGCAAGCACTTTGGTGATACACTTTCCGTTGATCGAGACGATATCCACCAAGATCTTACTCGATTTACAGTCCGTCGTTTCAATGCATAA
- a CDS encoding ATP-binding protein: protein MVAEREPQPSDITSRLTRRLEREKKARKEAERLLEEKSLALYKSNLALQQQTNSLEQTVLEATQELRNALQRAETAAQVKSEFLANMSHEIRTPMNTIVGMSHLALKTVLDDKQRDYIEKIKTSADGLLKIISDILDFSSIEAGTLDVEKTELNIPGLVQEAMLQATSTARTKGLDILVEISPELHGTDALCYLGDALRINQVLINLLNNAVKFTEQGHIKIQVNFNANTSMLVFDVEDTGIGIDKDQMHKLFSAFSQADASTTRKYGGTGLGLAISRHLARLMQGDIEVSSIPGQGSRFRFTAHVQRKKTTKQTPNTHEFQTVQADLTHQQTLIDSGNLVNHQIARELLAHTNEQVMYEDVGTTQEFDEKQWFNVLKNFNDLLNDFSAAALDEFTQQKHYFEHYLSPDKVQQIQTSLENFDYDKVQDLLPQTAS from the coding sequence ATGGTCGCTGAAAGAGAACCCCAACCAAGTGACATTACTAGTCGCTTAACGCGTAGGCTAGAGCGTGAAAAAAAAGCACGCAAAGAAGCGGAGCGCTTACTTGAAGAAAAAAGCTTAGCTCTTTACAAGTCTAACCTTGCCCTACAACAACAAACCAACAGTCTTGAACAAACCGTTTTAGAAGCGACCCAAGAGCTACGCAACGCCCTCCAACGAGCTGAAACGGCAGCGCAAGTGAAAAGTGAGTTTTTGGCTAATATGAGCCATGAAATTCGGACACCCATGAATACGATTGTGGGCATGTCACATTTGGCACTCAAAACGGTTCTTGATGATAAGCAGCGTGACTATATTGAAAAAATAAAAACTTCTGCAGATGGATTACTAAAAATAATTAGTGATATTTTAGACTTCTCTAGCATTGAAGCCGGAACTCTCGATGTTGAAAAGACTGAGCTTAATATTCCTGGCCTAGTTCAAGAAGCTATGTTACAGGCAACTTCAACCGCTCGAACTAAAGGCTTGGACATTCTAGTCGAAATCAGCCCTGAATTGCATGGTACTGATGCGTTATGCTATTTGGGAGATGCGCTTAGAATCAATCAAGTGTTAATCAACCTCCTTAATAATGCAGTCAAGTTTACCGAGCAGGGGCATATTAAGATCCAAGTCAATTTTAACGCTAATACGAGTATGCTGGTGTTTGATGTAGAAGATACTGGCATTGGCATAGATAAGGATCAAATGCACAAACTTTTTAGCGCATTTTCGCAAGCCGATGCCAGTACTACTCGAAAATATGGTGGCACAGGGTTAGGTTTGGCTATATCAAGGCATCTGGCCCGATTAATGCAAGGCGATATCGAAGTTTCTAGCATACCCGGACAGGGTAGCCGGTTTCGCTTTACCGCTCATGTGCAGAGAAAGAAGACCACAAAGCAGACGCCTAATACGCATGAATTTCAAACAGTTCAAGCCGATCTAACGCATCAGCAGACGCTGATTGATAGTGGCAACCTCGTTAACCACCAGATTGCACGCGAATTGTTAGCTCATACAAATGAACAAGTTATGTACGAAGATGTTGGCACAACACAAGAGTTTGATGAAAAACAATGGTTTAACGTTTTAAAAAACTTTAATGATCTTTTAAACGATTTTAGTGCGGCTGCATTAGATGAATTTACGCAGCAAAAGCATTACTTTGAACACTACCTTTCTCCAGATAAAGTGCAACAAATTCAGACATCGCTTGAAAATTTTGACTATGACAAAGTCCAAGACCTACTGCCCCAAACAGCTAGCTAA
- the polA gene encoding DNA polymerase I, whose product MSHTDSAPIILVDGSSYLFRAFHALPPLTNKDGHPTGAIYGVTNMIGKLLETYQPEFMAVVFDAKGKTFRNDLYPEYKAHRPPMPDDLRVQIEPIHQIVKALGLPLLVIEGVEADDVIGTLAVQATQAQRDALISTGDKDMAQLVNEHITLINTMNNTLMTQDKVVEKFGIRPDQIIDYLALMGDSSDNIPGIPKCGPKTAVKWLTAYDTMDNLIAHANDIKGKIGETLREHIPHLPLSRTLTTIRTDCELPINLPDLKRDEADIETLKTLFAEYEFKNWLKQLEDGQLPFSKQVNHHAKPAPKNAANIDNTPSPGLVTSTRPTQTFESADYQTILDATSLDNWLNKLQQAELFALDTETTALEPMQAQLVGLSFALEQNGKIEAAYLPLKHDYDGAPTQLDFEATLAKLKPLLESDTPQKIGQNLKYDWHILANHCIQLRGIAFDTMLESYVLNSVATRHNMDDLAQHYLHKTTIKFEDIAGKGKAQKTFNQIELDQAAPYAAEDADITLQLHQTLYPQLTDQPGLVPVLNDIEMPLLPVLAKMERHGMLIDKDLLKIQSGELAEKINLLEEEAYRLAGQEFNLGSPKQLQDILFEQLGLPVIKKTPKGVPSTAEPVLAELAEQGHELPKVITQHRSLAKLKSTYTDALPKQIHPDTGRVHTSYQQAVASTGRLSSTEPNLQNIPIRTAEGRRIRQAFIARPGYQLLAADYSQIELRIMAHLSEDPGLVQAFAEGRDIHQATAAEIFDMPLDEVTPEQRRSAKAVNFGLIYGMSAFGLANQLGIDRGLAQAYIDRYFDRYPGVKTYMNTTKADAEYYGYVETLAGRRFYLPDIKARGPRKQHAERTAINAPMQGTAADIIKKAMIRLDQWIEHSELDIRMLMQVHDELVFEVKTEQLEQAKPEIKRIMESAMPLSVPLIVEIGDGDNWDQAH is encoded by the coding sequence ATGTCCCACACCGATTCTGCTCCGATTATTCTTGTTGATGGTTCGTCTTATTTATTCCGCGCGTTTCATGCGCTGCCGCCTTTGACCAATAAAGATGGTCACCCGACCGGCGCGATTTATGGTGTCACCAATATGATTGGCAAGCTGTTGGAAACCTATCAACCGGAATTTATGGCGGTGGTGTTTGATGCCAAGGGCAAAACCTTCCGCAACGATCTTTATCCCGAATACAAAGCCCATCGCCCACCCATGCCGGATGATTTACGAGTCCAAATCGAGCCGATTCATCAGATTGTCAAAGCCCTGGGCTTACCGTTGCTGGTGATTGAAGGCGTGGAAGCTGATGACGTGATCGGCACGCTGGCGGTGCAAGCCACCCAAGCCCAGCGCGATGCGTTGATTTCAACCGGCGACAAAGACATGGCACAATTGGTGAATGAACATATCACCCTGATTAACACCATGAACAATACCCTGATGACACAGGATAAGGTGGTGGAAAAGTTTGGCATTCGCCCTGATCAAATTATTGATTACTTGGCGCTAATGGGCGATAGCTCGGACAATATTCCCGGCATTCCCAAGTGCGGACCGAAAACCGCCGTGAAATGGCTCACCGCTTATGACACGATGGATAACTTGATTGCCCATGCCAATGACATCAAAGGCAAAATAGGCGAAACCCTGCGTGAGCATATTCCGCATTTGCCCTTGTCGCGCACCTTAACCACCATTCGCACCGATTGTGAGTTGCCGATTAATCTGCCGGATTTAAAACGCGATGAAGCCGATATTGAAACGCTTAAAACCCTGTTTGCCGAATATGAATTTAAAAACTGGCTGAAACAGTTGGAAGACGGTCAATTGCCGTTTAGCAAACAGGTCAATCACCATGCTAAACCTGCGCCGAAAAACGCGGCAAACATTGACAATACACCATCACCAGGCCTGGTAACAAGCACTAGGCCAACCCAAACCTTTGAATCAGCCGACTATCAAACGATTCTTGACGCGACTAGCCTCGACAACTGGCTTAATAAACTCCAACAAGCCGAACTGTTTGCGTTGGATACGGAAACCACTGCGCTTGAGCCCATGCAAGCGCAATTGGTCGGACTGAGTTTTGCGCTAGAACAAAACGGCAAAATCGAAGCCGCCTATTTGCCGCTGAAACATGATTATGACGGTGCTCCGACTCAACTTGATTTTGAGGCTACCCTCGCCAAACTTAAACCGCTGCTGGAATCTGACACGCCGCAAAAAATCGGCCAAAATCTCAAATACGACTGGCATATCCTCGCTAATCACTGCATTCAATTGCGCGGTATCGCGTTTGATACCATGCTTGAATCCTATGTGCTTAATTCGGTGGCGACGCGCCATAATATGGACGATTTAGCGCAACACTATTTGCACAAAACTACAATTAAATTTGAAGACATTGCCGGCAAGGGCAAGGCGCAAAAAACCTTTAACCAAATTGAACTCGACCAAGCCGCGCCCTATGCGGCGGAAGATGCCGATATTACTCTGCAATTGCATCAAACCCTTTATCCGCAACTGACCGATCAACCGGGCCTGGTACCGGTTTTAAACGACATAGAAATGCCACTCTTGCCGGTATTGGCAAAAATGGAACGCCACGGCATGCTCATCGACAAAGACCTACTGAAAATTCAAAGCGGCGAACTGGCGGAAAAAATTAATCTGTTAGAAGAAGAAGCCTACCGCCTTGCCGGACAAGAATTTAACCTCGGTTCACCCAAGCAACTGCAAGACATTCTATTCGAGCAGTTGGGGCTACCGGTCATCAAAAAAACGCCAAAAGGCGTGCCCTCCACCGCCGAACCTGTATTGGCGGAGCTGGCAGAACAAGGCCATGAACTGCCCAAAGTGATTACTCAACACCGCAGCCTAGCCAAACTCAAATCCACCTACACCGATGCGCTACCCAAGCAAATTCATCCCGACACTGGGCGCGTGCATACCTCTTACCAACAAGCCGTCGCCTCGACCGGACGCTTGTCGTCCACCGAACCGAATTTGCAGAACATTCCGATTCGCACCGCCGAAGGGCGTCGCATTCGCCAAGCGTTTATCGCCAGGCCTGGTTATCAACTGCTGGCCGCCGACTATTCACAAATCGAATTGCGCATTATGGCGCATCTGAGTGAAGACCCAGGCCTGGTGCAAGCCTTTGCCGAAGGGCGCGATATTCACCAAGCGACCGCCGCTGAAATTTTTGACATGCCGTTAGATGAAGTCACGCCCGAACAACGCCGCAGCGCCAAAGCAGTGAATTTCGGGCTAATTTACGGTATGTCAGCCTTTGGACTCGCCAATCAACTTGGCATAGACCGTGGGCTGGCGCAGGCCTATATCGACCGTTATTTTGATCGTTATCCAGGCGTGAAAACCTATATGAACACCACCAAGGCCGATGCCGAATATTATGGCTATGTCGAAACCCTGGCCGGACGGCGTTTTTATCTGCCGGACATTAAAGCACGCGGACCGCGCAAACAACATGCCGAACGCACCGCGATCAACGCGCCGATGCAAGGCACGGCAGCGGATATTATTAAAAAGGCAATGATTCGCTTAGATCAATGGATTGAGCACAGTGAGTTAGATATTCGGATGCTAATGCAGGTGCACGATGAATTGGTGTTTGAAGTCAAAACCGAACAACTTGAACAGGCCAAACCGGAGATCAAGCGCATTATGGAAAGCGCGATGCCACTCAGCGTGCCGTTAATTGTAGAAATCGGCGATGGCGATAACTGGGACCAAGCGCATTAA